The Anguilla anguilla isolate fAngAng1 chromosome 19, fAngAng1.pri, whole genome shotgun sequence genome has a segment encoding these proteins:
- the si:dkeyp-27e10.3 gene encoding UPF0606 protein KIAA1549, which translates to MEMTTDSKVFPRTPLRRRCCYALLILGSMVLVSMTTASPPQTDARPLAAGEPEGAVATALRTEAPIGSAQAGGPTLADLGPSPSQRAEAPSAGPLPAPPLGSAGSEGRPGGSPETPLGRTWTPHPNPSLPAPRDAPSSGPDSAAAAGRPPDAPAANFGTPPSRTARSAATPPPLTPGGGQRGTVTSAPPREGAGTEESAGHASPGTAGGPLPVDDPALSDAAHGIHLLLNPPEVPAPSPGPFAGPPPRATGRPAPAPGPTLAPEPEELRPSRASEDDDWGSGDYLETMSFPGGPEGEEFPPATSLPADAYDQEDWSTEAYDTSFPTRAVPPLSSLRVSASPPAFTASHGRPPPPPPSVAPRGGPDEGSEPDWPDAYTAEPTEVLLPDMNSLEYYTTLLAKENASAARRNLTSPWPAPPRPPPPSSSSPPTPHIRPTGSLGLAAPTASANGSGGAEEESSWDDSGSGAPARPVPNGSEPALEPSVAPAPSMTLSASLWGGQVSAAPTPSPGETGSSTSVRPAASSPDGGWIISPTSVETDLRPTASVATHATPALGASSLSPAGASSPPASGATTTGADRPGGTAGKNAETPSASSPGRTTPLTTTTGGPSVVTPKAPLSSPPRQYLCNVTKLETYSVKVDLPPGSTVGFAKALIREVLKGEFNRSVELQVLKSPSDFVFRAVSGSVVYTAIAVINAIRQSARISSAGLAAMPVVAVPDYKFQVHSVLQFVPSHVDVRVCSFGERVERGLTMAYAEVRRRSNESTNFSVHILNVTTSVPRAQRQQRAPVDITFAVRDGGGGGGDYLRGSDVSAHLRLLNMVEFSFYLGFPVLQIAEPFHYPELNVTQLLRSSWVRTVLLGVLDQRVNERTFQAKMERRLAQLLGEVLGLARRWKRATSVGNNSVQIVRTSRLEGPDYPLEMVYFVEGPGGERVPAVATSAMLNQLDVQRAAIVLGYRVQGVLAQPVEKLAAPPSETQSNNMWIIVGVVVPVLVVVIIIIILYWKMCRTDKLEFQPDAMATVQQRQKLQAPSVKGFDFAKLHLGQHSKDDIMVIQEPAPLPAPVKEVTPSENGDVPTPKSKTSSTKASRAARRRGRISPSDGDSLASDPSSGRESTEENLRAPAPPGEGKQARKNAKNGKNKIGPPPANGADEQLSSASIFEHVDRMTRSGDGTRRAANKIQLIAMQPMPAPPQHSPAVTERVSESAKINKEIQVALRHKSEIEHHRNKIRLRAKRRGHYDFPAMDDIMDSFGDLKDPEQIYQKAQMQIDKILDPDAHVPSIFMEPRKSARGRRSPKQRKKPQVNGTAVEDKDRLITTDSDGTYRKYPGVNNVAYVSDPDQLPEIRSPSPNDDVFLGPGSPPPGPAPPPPPYVPPQPSIEEARQQMHSLLDDAFALVSPSSQGSTPGINLPSSSPPARTPRAPPSGQWGSSHPSAPALSPFSARYAELGMSPPSVQSLLQRQGLGSGYPPSAEPGGRGDQLQPEALYSNRAAYPEELPSSARPRPVGGTTGAQLHHLTQVGLSSRISAYPGAGRASSAQTGASVWGPYRADEEYSRSAPVRDTVLCSPDSSAPSLFQMPRTALREPSAPPAHLDAPGTGYPSAPPEENSPPSHSSASLIKAIREELMRLSQKQAAVPNYHG; encoded by the exons ACGCGCGTCCTCTGGCTGCGGGCGAGCCTGAGGGGGCTGTCGCCACGGCGCTAAGGACAGAGGCTCCCATTGGCTCGGCACAGGCCGGCGGTCCCACGCTTGCCGATCTGGGCCCGTCTCCGTCTCAGCGCGCCGAAGCCCCCTCCGCAGGccctctccccgcccctcccctgggCTCCGCAGGCTCGGAGGGGCGGCCCGGGGGTTCTCCCGAAACCCCCTTGGGACGCACGTGGACCCCGCACCCGAACCCGAGTTTGCCCGCCCCCCGGGACGCCCCGTCGTCCGGTCCGGATTCGGCGGCAGCCGCGGGACGCCCTCCCGACGCGCCCGCGGCTAATTTCGGCACCCCTCCCTCGCGCACCGCCCGCTCGGCGGCCACGCCTCCCCCGCTGACCCCCGGCGGCGGCCAGCGCGGCACGGTAACGTCAGCTCCGCCCAGAGAAGGTGCCGGAACCGAGGAGAGCGCCGGCCACGCCTCTCCCGGGACAGCGGGAGGGCCCCTTCCCGTCGACGACCCCGCCCTCAGCGACGCCGCTCACGGCATCCACCTGCTCCTGAACCCGCCGGAGGTGCCGGCCCCGAGCCCGGGGCCCTTCGCCGGGCCGCCGCCCCGCGCCACCGGCCGGCCCGCGCCCGCTCCCGGGCCCACCCTGGCCCCCGAGCCGGAGGAGCTCCGCCCGAGCCGCGCCTCGGAGGACGACGACTGGGGCTCCGGCGACTACCTGGAGACCATGTCCTTCCCGGGGGGCCCCGAGGGGGAGGAGTTCCCCCCGGCCACCAGCCTGCCGGCCGACGCCTACGACCAGGAGGACTGGAGCACCGAGGCTTACGACACGTCCTTCCCCACCCGGGCCGtcccgcccctctcctccctgcgtgtctccgcctccccccccgccttcaCCGCGTCCCACggccgcccccctcctcctcctccttcggTCGCGCCCCGGGGCGGTCCGGACGAGGGCTCGGAGCCGGACTGGCCCGACGCCTACACGGCGGAGCCCACCGAGGTCCTCCTGCCGGACATGAACAGCCTGGAGTACTACACCACGCTGCTGGCCAAGGAGAACGCCAGCGCCGCCCGGCGCAACCTCACGTCCCCCtggcccgccccgccccggccgccgccgccgtcgtcgtCGTCCCCGCCGACCCCTCACATCCGGCCCACCGGCTCCCTGGGGCTCGCCGCGCCGACCGCCTCGGCCAACGGCtccgggggggcggaggaggagtcCTCCTGGGATGATTCGGGCTCGGGGGCCCCCGCCAGGCCGGTCCCGAACGGGTCGGAGCCGGCGCTGGAGCCCTCGGTGGCGCCCGCGCCCTCCATGAcgctctccgcctctctctggGGAGGTCAGGTCTCCGCGGCGCCGACGCCGTCGCCCGGGGAGACCGGCAGCTCCACCTCGGTCCGCCCCGCCGCCTCCTCCCCGGACGGCGGGTGGATCATCTCCCCCACCTCCGTGGAGACGGACCTCCGCCCCACGGCGAGCGTCGCCACCCACGCCACGCCGGCGCTGGGGGCCTCCTCCCTGTCCCCCGCCGGCGccagctccccccct gcctcgggGGCCACCACGACGGGCGCCGACCGCCCCGGCGGGACCGCGGGCAAAAACGCCGAAACTCCCTCCGCCTCGTCTCCCGGCAGAACCACCCCGCTGACGACCACCACCGGCGGGCCTTCAGTTGTGACCCCCAAGGCCCCCCTGTCCTCACCGCCTCGCCAGTACCTCTGCAACGTCACCAAACTCGAGACGTACTCGGTCAAAGTGG ACCTTCCCCCGGGGTCCACCGTGGGCTTCGCCAAGGCGCTCATCCGGGAGGTCCTGAAGGGGGAATTCAACCGGTCCGTGGAGCTGCAG gttCTGAAATCTCCGTCGGACTTTGTCTTCCGTGCGGTGTCGGGTTCCGTGGTCTATACGGCGATCGCGGTCATCAACGCCATCCGCCAGTCCGCCCGGATTTCCTCCGCTGGCCTGGCGGCCATGCCTGTAGTCGCCGTGCCGGACTACAAGTTCCAGGTTCACTCAG TGCTGCAGTTCGTGCCCAGCCACGTGGACGTGCGCGTCTGCAGCTTCGGCGAGCGCGTGGAGAGGGGCCTGACCATGGCCTACGCCGAAGTGCGCCGGCGCTCCAACGAGTCCACCAACTTCAGCGTGCAC ATCTTGAACGTCACGACGAGCGTGCCCAGGGCCCAgcgccagcagagggcgccggTGGACATCACCTTCGCCGTGCGGGacggcggaggcggcggcggcgactaCCTGAGGGGCTCGGACGTGAGCGCCCACCTGCGGCTGCTCAACATGGTGGAGTTCAGCTTCTACCTGGGCTTCCCCGTGCTGCAGATCGCCGAGC CGTTCCACTACCCGGAGCTGAACGTGACCCAGTTGCTGAGGTCATCGTGGGTCAGGACAG TATTGCTGGGCGTGCTGGACCAGCGGGTGAACGAGCGCACCTTCCAGGCCAAGATGGAGCGGCGCCTGGCCCAGCTGctgggggaggtgctggggcTGGCGCGGCGCTGGAAGAGGGCCACCAGCGTGGGGAACAACAGCGTGCAG aTTGTGCGGACGTCCCGGCTGGAGGGCCCGGACTACCCCCTGGAGATGGTGTACTTCGTGGAGGGCCCGGGCGGGGAGAGGGTCCCGGCCGTCGCCACCTCCGCCATGCTCAACCAGCTGGACGTGCAGAGGGCCGCCATCGTCCTGGGCTACCGCGTGCAGGGCGTGCTGGCGCAGC CCGTGGAGAAGCTGGCCGCCCCTCCCTCCGAGACCCAGAGCAACAACATGTGGATCATCGTGGGCGTGGTCGTGCCCGTGCTGGTGGtggtcatcatcatcatcatcctctaCTGGAAGATGTGCCGCACGGACAAGCTGGAGTTCCAGCCGGACGCCATGGCGACCGTTCAGCAGAGGcagaag CTCCAGGCCCCCAGTGTAAAAGGCTTCGACTTCGCCAAGCTGCACCTGGGCCAGCACAGCAAAGACGACATCATGGTGATCCAGgagcccgcccccctcccggcGCCCGTCAAGGAGGTGACGCCGTCGGAGAACGGGGACGTGCCCACCCCCAAATCCAAGACCTCCTCCACCAAGGCGTCCCGGGCAGCACGTCGCAGAGGGAG GATCTCCCCGTCGGACGGCGACTCCTTGGCGAGCGACCCTTCCAGCGGGAGGGAGTCGACCGAGGAGAACCTGAGagcgcccgccccgcccggcgAGGGGAAGCAGGCCCGCAAAAACGCCAAGAACG GGAAGAATAAAATTG gacccccgCCGGCGAACGGGGCGGACGAGCAGCTCTCCTCCGCCTCCATCTTCGAGCACGTGGACCGGATGACGCGCTCGGGCGACGGCACCCGCCGCGCGGCCAACAAGATCCAGCTGATCGCCATGCAGCCCATGCCGGCGCCGCCCCAGCACAGCCCCGCCGTCACCGAGCGGGTGTCCGAGAGCGCCAAGATCAACAAggag ATCCAGGTGGCGCTGCGGCACAAGTCGGAGATCGAGCACCACCGCAACAAGATCCGTCTGCGGGCCAAGCGCCGGGGCCACTACGACTTCCCCGCCATGGACGACATCATGGACTCCTTCGGCGACCTCAAGGACCCCGAGCAGATCTACCAGAAGGCCCAGATGCAGATCGACAAGATCCTGGACCCGGACGCCCACGTGCCCTCCATCTTCATGGAGCCGCGCAAGAG CGCCAGGGGGAGGCGGTCCCCCAAGCAGAGGAAGAAGCCGCAGGTGAACGGCACGGCGGTGGAGGACAAGGACCGGCTCATCACCACCGACAGCGACGGCACCTACAGGAAGTACCCCGGAGTCAACAACGTGGCCTACGTG TCGGACCCCGACCAGCTCCCCGAGATCCGGAGCCCCTCCCCGAACGACGACGTGTTCCTGGGCCCGGGGTCCCCGCCCCCgggcccggccccgcccccgcccccctacgtgcccccccagccctccatCGAGGAGGCGCGGCAGCAGATGCACTCCCTGCTGGACGACGCCTTCGCCCTGGTCTCCCCCTCCTCGCAGGGGAGCACGCCCGGCATCAACCTGCCCAGCTCCAGCCCCCCGGCCCGCaccccccgggccccgcccagcGGCCAGTGGggctcctcccacccctccgcccccgccctcaGCCCCTTCTCTGCG AGATACGCCGAGCTCGGCATGTCCCCGCCCTCGGTCCAAAGCCTATTGCAGCG TCAAGGCCTTGGTTCGGGGTACCCCCCCTCGGCCGAGCCGGGGGGGCGCGGGGACCAGCTGCAGCCGGAGGCCCTCTACTCCAACAGGGCGGCGTACCCCGAGGAGCTGCCCTCGTCCGCCAGACCccggccagtagggggcaccaCAG gcgCCCAGCTTCATCACCTGACGCAGGTGGGCCTGTCCAGCCGGATTAGCGCGTACCCTGGGGCGGGCCGAGCCTCCTCGGCTCAGACGGGCGCCTCCGTCTGGGGACCTTACCGCGCCGACGAGGAGTACAGCAGATCTGCTCCCGTTAGGGACACT gtgCTGTGTTCTCCAGACAGCTCGGCTCCCTCCCTGTTCCAGATGCCCCGGACGGCGCTGAGGGAGCCCtcggcccccccggcccaccTGGACGCGCCCGGGACGGGGTacccctccgcccctccggAGGAGAACTCCCCGCCCAGCCACTCCTCCGCCTCCCTCATCAAGGCCATCCGGGAGGAGCTGATGCGCCTCTCCCAGAAACAGGCCGCCGTGCCCAACTACCACGGCTga